Genomic window (Methyloprofundus sp.):
AAGGTCATATTTTCGAGAATAGTGCCTTCTACTAATACGCCATTTTGCGGTACGATGCCTATTTGCGAGCGTAAAAATTCGGCATTGTAGTCATGTAGTTTGTGACCATCTAATTTTATAGTACCGCTATCAGGCTCTAAGAAACCGGAGAGCAAATTGATTAATGAGCTTTTACCCACACCATTATTGCCTGAAATTCCAATCGATTCACCTGCTTTAATGCTTAGTGATAAATTATTGATTAGGTTGTGTTCTTGGTTAGGGTACTTGAAGCAGACTTGCTCTAGTTCAATTAAGCCTTCAAACTTGCCAATGGCTTGATGCTCACCACTGGCTTCCTTTTGTAGTGCAAACAGCTCATTTACTTTGGAAATTGCGAGTCGTACCGATTGGAATTGAATCCAAATATTCATTGCTTTCAAACCAGGTTGCAAAACTCGGCTGGTTAACATGGTGCCAGCTGCTAAGCCCCCGATGGTCAGGTCACCTTCGACAACATAAATACTACCGATACCTACAAAAGAGATAACAGATAATTGTGAGAAGGTGGCGCCAACGCCTTGCACAATGCTATTTAAACGGCTCAAATCATAGACACTTTCGGCAGATTGTAATTGCAGCTTTTCATAGCGGCGTAGCATAAAGGCTTCCATCGCCATGGATTTCACAGTATGAATACCTTGTAGAATTTCGATAATAAAATTCTGGCGTCGATCTTCCATAATTGAGCGGGTTAACAGTGCTTGATGTAGCTTTCTGCCAGTAGCAACTGACACCAAAAGGAATAAGCCTAATAATACCAGTGGGATAGCGATTAAAGGGCCTGCAATCATACCGACTAATACTAAATAGATAATGACAAAAGGAAAGTCCATTAATAAAAGGATTGATTGGCCTGAATAGAATTCTTGTATTTTTTCTAATGCATAGATTTTGTCAATATAGTAGCCCGCAGGTTTGGTTTCAAAGTCTAAGGTACGGGTATGTAAGATCTGATGCATGGCATCCAAGCTAACTTTGTGATCAAAGCTGGCACTTTCCCAGCTTAAGATAATGGAGCGCCAAACTTTGAGTACCGCATCAAATATGATCACTACTAACATACCAATGATAAGTACTAGAAAGGTATCGGTGGCTTGATTTGGGATAATGCGGTCGTATACCTGCAAAATAACGATAGGTAAGGCTAAAGCCAAAATATTAATTAGCAGAGAAGAAATGATAACTTCAGGACGGCGCCATGTTTTTGGCAGGGTAAAAGTCTGCAAGGATTTTTGCTCCGTTGTATGCGTATATAAGCTTATTTAAAGATAGCATATTAGAGAGTTATTTATCGACTAATTTTGGGTATTTTAAGCTATTGAATTATATAATAAGTTGCTAATGTTTTAATATTTTATGGTTGCTGTTATTTTGTGAAAATGCGCAACTTTTTTTTGTTCTGCAAATGCTAATCTCTCTTATATCAGTAAGATATTCTTAACTATTTCAATAATGATGCGTGCTTTCTTTAAAAGTATGTTCATTTTCAAAAGATTAAAGGTATTTAGTCATGGCAGAGCATAAAAATGAACGTGGTAGTGCTGCGGAAAAAGAATTTGTTTTCTCGGAAAACTCACCATCTTTATTGAAGGAAAAAGACGATTTAGATTTAAGCGCTACAGAGTCTGAAGGTAATAAAGAAGAGCTGTTTATGCAGAACTTTTTTGTTAAATCAGAAGGCAATGAAGTTAAATCTACGGCAGTAGTAGAAGATACAGTAGTTGATTCTTCTAAAACAGATGGATTGTTAGCTAATAGTGCTGATACTAGTTCGACTTCTGCAGGGTCTGTGAGTGCTAAGGATGAGTCTAGTGTTCAAGAGCCAGAGACTGGGGGGCTATGGTCGTCAATTGTCGGCAAATTTAAACAATTATTTTCTGAGCCAAGCGAGGATATTAATTCGGTTCGTTCAAATCATATTGATACTAAAGATAATTTAGGTACACAAGATGTTAATGATCAGCAAAGTGCAATAGTAAGCTCTGATGCGGTACAGGAGCAGGTGGTATTAAAGCTTGATTATGACCAACAAGATAGTGCACGTTCTTTCTTGGGAGGAGATCCCAATCAGAAGATAGCGGCTGACGAAGCTATAGATACTAAAGAAACGGCGGTGGCGGTAGTAGAAAGTGATGTAGATATTACCTTAGCAAGTCCAATTATTGTAGAGCAAGAGGTAAATGGTGGGCAGGATGCCACAAGTTTTATTATACCTGAACGTGAAGTTTTAGCACTAGAGGCAGTTAATGAGGATAGTGAGATAACGTATACTGCTGGTCAATTATTGGCGGGAGCCGTAGGATCGGGAGGGGATGATTTATCAATCAAGTCTATTAGTGTTGATCCACAATTTGGCACAGTTAAAACGAATACAGATGCTACTTATACCTATATTCCAGCAGAGGATTTTTCTGGTGAAGAGGTGGTGTTGACTTATGTCGTGAGTGATGGGCAAACAGATATGACTGCTCAAGCTTCACTAATGGTAAATGCTGTCAATGATTTGCCAGAAGTGGGTGTTATTGATTTAGGTGAAATAGTTGGCGATAGTGTTAAGAATTTTACCAGTGCTGATTTATTAGAACATAGCTCAGATGTAGATGGTGATATTTTACAAATTACTGATGTAAGCGTTGACCCTCAGTTTGGGGAGCTTGAAAACTTAGGCAATGGTCTCTTTAATTTTATGCCTGCGAAAGGGATTAATAGTCAAGAGGTTGCCTTTAGTTTCACTGTAAGTGATGGTGTGGCCAGTGTTTCCAGCACGGCTAGTTTGGCTGTTTTGGCAATGGATAATCCTGAGCCTAAGCCTGAGGAATTGGTGGAGCAAATAGTCAGCCAAACAGATGTTGAAATTGATCAAACTCTTGTTCCCGATGTAGTTGATGAGTTGCCAGTGAGTGACCCCGTTCAGCAAATCGATGACGAACAAGCTAGTACTGAAGTTACCGATATCATAACTAATGATAATGTTGCTCCTAGCGAGATAGTGTTAAGTGAGAGCAATATTAACGAAAATGCTAGTGCTGGTACGGCCGTAGCAACGCTTACTGCAGTTGATCCAGATGCTGGGGATACCTTTATTTATAGCATGGCCGACAATGCCCACTTTGAAATAGACGACAATCAAATCAAAGTCAAAGCGGGAGCCGAGCTGGATTATGAATCTGCACAAAGTCATGATATTGATATTACTGTTACCGACAGTGATGGTAATGCGTTTAGTAAAACAGTCAGTTTGGTAGTCAATAATCTCAATGAAGGGCCAACTGATATTGGTTTGAGCAGTCACTCGGTTGATGAAAATACAGCAACAGGCACAGTAGTTGCAACACTATCGGCTACTGATGAAGATGCGGATGATAGTTTTACCTATGAAATTGCTGAAAATGCCAATTTCGAAATAGAAGGTAATCAGGTCAAAGTTAAGGACGGTGCTGACTTAGACTTTGAGTCTCAAACGACTCAGCAGCTAGATATTACGGTGACGGATAGCGGTGGACAGCAGTTCTCTAAGGCCGTTTCAGTTAATATTCAGGATATTAATGAAGCACCTACTGATATTTCTCTATCGGTAGATACAGTTGATGAAAAGAGCTCTGCGCATACTGTGGTGGCAAATTTATCTGCTGCTGATGAGGATAGTAGTGAAACATTTAGTTATGAATTAATCAATGATGATTCGGGGTTCTTTGCAATTTCAGGGAATCAAGTGCTTATTAAAGAAGGTGCTGAGCTTGATTTTGAAACAGCAGAATCTCATGATATAGAAGTGCAAGTGACCGATTCACAAGATAATAGCTATACACAAAGCTTAACAATCAATGTTAATGATCTTGATGAAAATACTGCGCCAGAAGCAGGTGATGATAGTGGTGCATTCACTCCTGAAACGGCCACGCTCACCACGGAAATAAGTTTTGATGACGGTGTACCTGCCGCCTCTCGCGGTTCGGTCAGTGCTGAAAGTGACGGTCAAGTGGGTAACGCTGCCGATTTTAAGGCTGCCAAAGTCGAGGTCAAAGGACTTGACTTAAGTAGTGAAGACGGTGCACAAACCACAGTATCCATGTGGGTGCAAGGAGACCCATCGGGTAGTTGGGAAATGCTAGCCGCATCAGACCGTTACGATATGGCACTTTCTGAAGGTAATATTGGCTTTAACACAGCAAGAGGTGACTTATTTGGTACTGATGCCAGCGAACTTGCCGATGGTGAATGGCATCACATAGTGGGCACCTTTACCAACGGAGATGTCACTCAAAACACGATTCATATCGACGGTGTGTCTCAGGACATGTCGCAAATAAAAGGAACCCCTAGCAGCAGTAGTGCCAATATTGACTCCAGTGACGGCAGTTTATTTTTTGGCAGTTGGGGGGCAAATGATAATTACACCTTCACGGGCAGTATGGATGAAGTCAAGGTCTTTGATGGGGTACTTAGTTCGGATGAGGTAAACGACTTATATAAGATGGAAGCAGACAGTCAGAAATTAGGTAGTTCTGACTTGAGCATGGAGGAAGATACGACCCTGGTCATTAATGCGACCGAACTGCTTGCCAATGATAGTGATGCCGATGGTGACACGTTATCTATTACTGCCGTGTCCGATGCTGAACATGGTACGGTTTTACTTGATGCCGAAGGGCAAATCGTTTTTACACCAGATCAGGATTACGCCGGATCGGCGAGTTTCAATTACACAGTCAGTGATGGCAAAGGCGGAGAAGATAATGCAACAGTTCGGCTTAACATCAATGATGTCAATGATGCCCCTACGCTTGAAGTCATTGAGAAAATAACCGTTGATGAGGATGGTAGTCAACAAATTACTTATACAACAAGCGATGTCGATAGTAGTGCTGTGACGGTAACGGGTGCGGCAGAAAATGGTAGTGTTGTTGTTAATGATGACGGAACCGTCACTTTTACACCTGATGAAAACTTTTATGGTGAAGACAGCATTACTTTAACAGCAACTGATGGTGATGGTGGTACCAGCACCTCAGAGATTGCAGTCATGGTAAATTCGGTAAATGACACGCCAGAAGCAGTTGATGATAGTGGTGCATTCACTCCTGAAACGGCCACGCTCACCACGGAAATAAGTTTTGATGACGGTGTGCCTGCCGCCTCTCGCGGTTCGGTCAGTACTGAAAGTGACGGTCAAGTGGGTAATGCTGCTGATTTTAAGGCCGCCAAAGTCGAGGTCAAAGGGCTTGATTTAAGTAGTGAAGACGGTGCACAAACCACGGTATCCATGTGGGTGCAAGGGGATCCATCGGGTAGTTGGGAAATGCTAGCCGCATCAGACCGTTACGATATGGCACTTTCTGAAGGTAATATTGGCTTTAACACAGCAAGAGGTGACTTATTTGGTACTGATGCCAGCGAACTTGCCGATGGTGAATGGCATCACATAGTGGGCACCTTTACCAACGGAGATGTCACTCAAAACACGATTCATATCGACGGTGTGTCTCAGGACATGTCGCAAATAAAAGGAACCCCTAGCAGCAGTAGTGCCAATATTGACTCCAGTGACGGCAGTTTATTTTTTGGCAGTTGGGGGGCAAATGATAATTACACCTTCACGGGCAGTATGGATGAAGTCAAGGTCTTTGATGGGGTACTTAGTTCGGATGAGGTAAACGACTTATATAAGATGGAAGCAGACAGTCAGAAATTAGGTGGTTCTGACTTGAGCATGGAGGAAGATACGACCCTGGTCATTAATGCGACCGAACTGCTTGCCAATGATAGTGATGCCGATGGTGACACGTTATCTATTACTGCCGTGTCCGATGCTGAACATGGTACGGTTTTACTTGATGCCGAAGGGCAAATCGTTTTTACACCAGATCAGGATTACGCCGGATCGGCGAGTTTCAATTACACAGTCAGTGATGGCAAAGGCGGAGAAGATAATGCAACAGTTCGGCTTAACATCAATGATGTCAATGATGCCCCTACGCTTGAAGTCATTGAGAAAATAACCGTTGATGAGGATGGTAGTCAACAAATTACTTATACAACAAGCGATGTCGATAGTAGTGCTGTGACGGTAACGGGTGCGGCAGAAAATGGTAGTGTTGTTGTTAATGATGACGGAACCGTCACTTTTACACCTGATGAAAACTTTTATGGTGAAGACAGCATTACTTTAACAGCAACTGATGGTGATGGTGGTACCAGCACCTCAGAGATTGCAGTCATGGTAAATTCGGTAAATGACACGCCAGAAGCAGTTGATGATAGTGGTGCATTCACTCCTGAAACGGCCACGCTCACCACGGAAATAAGTTTTGATGACGGTGTGCCTGCCGCCTCTCGCGGTTCGGTC
Coding sequences:
- a CDS encoding ATP-binding cassette, subfamily C, bacterial LapB, which gives rise to MQTFTLPKTWRRPEVIISSLLINILALALPIVILQVYDRIIPNQATDTFLVLIIGMLVVIIFDAVLKVWRSIILSWESASFDHKVSLDAMHQILHTRTLDFETKPAGYYIDKIYALEKIQEFYSGQSILLLMDFPFVIIYLVLVGMIAGPLIAIPLVLLGLFLLVSVATGRKLHQALLTRSIMEDRRQNFIIEILQGIHTVKSMAMEAFMLRRYEKLQLQSAESVYDLSRLNSIVQGVGATFSQLSVISFVGIGSIYVVEGDLTIGGLAAGTMLTSRVLQPGLKAMNIWIQFQSVRLAISKVNELFALQKEASGEHQAIGKFEGLIELEQVCFKYPNQEHNLINNLSLSIKAGESIGISGNNGVGKSSLINLLSGFLEPDSGTIKLDGHKLHDYNAEFLRSQIGIVPQNGVLVEGTILENMTLYREDEASEDAIELSKVLGLEEIVARLPNGLDTFIGGAAVDSMPEGVKQKIIMVRSLVGHPQIILFDDANANFDVKNDKRLIEVIKQMQQQNRTLIIVSHRPSFLRLCDKQYTLQNGQLIENL